A single Polynucleobacter acidiphobus DNA region contains:
- a CDS encoding tyrosine-type recombinase/integrase → MSKQAKTLTQTELRRVLDYVTTRKHAARNRAIVMTTFLSGMRVGEVASLTYGDVVDGSGVVKAEIRLSATQTKGNHSRIVFVNERLRKELELYCRRYIPTNLNQKLFYSQKANSDGFSANTLTQFFHYLYKRVGIDGASSHSGRRTFITNLANKGIGVRVLMSLAGHRSIMTTQAYIDVNDEMKRRAVELV, encoded by the coding sequence ATGAGTAAGCAAGCAAAGACACTAACGCAAACGGAACTGCGACGCGTATTAGACTACGTCACTACTCGCAAACACGCAGCACGTAATCGGGCAATCGTAATGACCACGTTTTTAAGTGGAATGCGTGTGGGTGAGGTAGCGAGCCTCACATACGGCGATGTAGTCGACGGCAGTGGCGTCGTAAAAGCAGAAATACGACTCTCAGCTACACAAACGAAAGGCAATCACTCACGTATCGTGTTTGTGAATGAGCGACTGCGTAAAGAGTTAGAGCTTTATTGCCGTAGATACATACCCACTAATCTCAATCAAAAGCTGTTTTATAGTCAGAAAGCCAATAGCGACGGTTTTAGTGCTAATACCTTAACGCAGTTCTTCCACTATCTGTATAAGCGTGTGGGCATTGACGGCGCAAGTAGCCACAGTGGCAGACGCACGTTTATTACAAACTTAGCGAATAAGGGTATCGGTGTGCGTGTGTTAATGAGCTTAGCAGGACATCGCAGTATTATGACGACGCAGGCGTATATTGACGTGAATGATGAGATGAAGCGTAGGGCTGTGGAGTTGGTGTAG
- a CDS encoding IS3 family transposase (programmed frameshift), producing MKRSKFTDSQIMDALKRVDAGLGVPDVCRELGISSATFYKWRAKYGGMDTSMMARMKELEAENARLKKMYIEEKLKAEIVTEALGKKVVRPSHRREMAQRAVRDKAIPIRLACEAFRVSESCYRYEAKSNAENEQIANWLIRLTDNNRSWGFGLCYLHLRNVKNFKWNHKRIYRIYRELELNLRIKPRKRLVRDKPDALVVPLGINQVWSMDFMHDQLQDGRSIRLFNVIDDFNREALGIEVDFSLPSERVIRALDQIIAWRGKPAVIRADNGPELVSGRLMEWAAKHQIHITHIQPGKPQQNAYVERFNRTVRYEWLSQHYWQSVDEVQEFATEWMYKYNHQRPNMALGGITPKQRLAMVA from the exons ATGAAGCGTTCTAAATTTACCGATAGCCAAATCATGGATGCCCTTAAACGGGTTGATGCTGGCTTGGGTGTTCCTGATGTTTGCCGAGAGCTCGGCATTAGCTCTGCCACCTTTTACAAGTGGCGCGCCAAGTATGGCGGCATGGATACCTCGATGATGGCTCGCATGAAGGAGCTTGAAGCAGAGAACGCCCGCTTAAAGAAGATGTATATCGAAGAGAAGCTTAAGGCGGAGATCGTGACCGAAGCCCTCG GCAAAAAAGTGGTGAGGCCATCTCACAGACGTGAGATGGCCCAGCGGGCAGTCAGAGATAAAGCAATCCCCATTCGTTTGGCTTGCGAAGCTTTTAGGGTTAGCGAGTCTTGCTATCGCTATGAGGCCAAGAGTAATGCCGAGAACGAGCAGATTGCCAACTGGCTGATCCGATTGACGGATAACAACCGCAGCTGGGGCTTTGGGCTGTGCTATTTGCACCTTCGCAATGTCAAGAACTTCAAATGGAACCACAAACGCATTTACCGGATTTACCGGGAGTTAGAACTGAACCTGCGCATCAAACCCCGCAAGCGTTTGGTACGGGATAAGCCCGATGCCTTGGTGGTGCCGCTCGGTATCAACCAGGTGTGGTCGATGGATTTTATGCATGACCAGTTACAAGATGGCAGATCCATCCGCCTCTTTAACGTGATTGACGACTTTAACCGGGAAGCTTTGGGCATTGAGGTGGACTTCTCGCTGCCATCCGAGCGCGTAATCCGCGCTTTAGATCAGATCATTGCTTGGCGCGGTAAGCCTGCCGTTATACGAGCGGACAACGGGCCAGAACTGGTGAGCGGCAGACTGATGGAATGGGCAGCCAAACATCAGATCCATATTACCCATATCCAACCCGGTAAACCACAGCAAAATGCGTATGTCGAGCGCTTTAATCGCACCGTGAGGTATGAATGGCTATCGCAGCATTATTGGCAAAGCGTAGATGAAGTTCAAGAGTTTGCAACAGAGTGGATGTATAAATATAACCATCAACGTCCAAATATGGCATTGGGCGGTATTACCCCGAAACAGCGACTAGCCATGGTTGCTTAA
- a CDS encoding DUF6641 family protein, with the protein MGGLPLKLSAAKKPAHLSAVVIRRNKLIAKLWEQIQLAKSQIEGTAFTVKKFRSIKDTETGLRKSVEVNKRIREWWFRNEAGKVCVSIRYGTQVIELAKGKHSIEVENAQALIKALETVKQAVEAGELDTQIENAGNHLRSGFRKS; encoded by the coding sequence ATGGGGGGATTACCATTAAAACTGTCTGCCGCTAAAAAACCCGCGCATTTAAGCGCAGTGGTCATTCGGCGCAATAAATTGATTGCTAAATTGTGGGAACAAATCCAACTCGCTAAAAGTCAAATTGAAGGCACTGCATTTACGGTAAAGAAATTTCGCAGTATTAAAGATACGGAAACGGGACTGCGTAAGAGTGTGGAAGTGAATAAACGCATACGCGAGTGGTGGTTTAGAAATGAGGCGGGTAAGGTCTGTGTGAGTATTCGCTACGGCACTCAAGTGATTGAGTTAGCGAAGGGCAAACACAGTATTGAAGTGGAGAATGCACAAGCACTGATTAAAGCATTAGAGACAGTAAAGCAAGCGGTGGAAGCGGGTGAATTGGATACGCAGATTGAGAATGCGGGTAATCATTTGCGCAGTGGCTTTCGTAAATCCTAA